One Perca flavescens isolate YP-PL-M2 chromosome 5, PFLA_1.0, whole genome shotgun sequence genomic window, gttctcttcctctcccccttGTTTACTAACAGACGCAGACCAGACTGGAGCATGCCCACATTAAGGAGCTTGAACAGAGCCTACTCTTTGAAAAGACCAAAGCTGAGAAACTCCAAAGAGAGTTAGAAGACACTAGGGTAATGAATTCTGCTCTGCAGTGTGCTGCATTGGAAAAGCGTACCTTTGCCGAGGATAGTGGCCAAACATTTTTTCAAAGGGGTACAGAGAGGTGCTGGGCAGCAACTGGAGATTTGCTTTGTATGAGCTTGTGGTTAATCCCACAAATGCATTCTTCAGGCTTCACATAAGAAAAATGATCCTCCTGATTTGATGAcacacaattaatcaaataataaaCTAATGCATATATTGAGCTAATGCTCAAATCAGTCTATCCAGCATAAAGTTAGATTTGCAAATTCAATATCCCAATTTGTGGTGCTACAGAATAACTTTTTAACCATTTTTGAAGTGTTATCTTCtctcatatattaaatatatacactcaaaatattttacatttaaaggtcccatggcatgaacatttcagagaatttggcccacccatgagagagagactcattgtgggactggctttagtggctgtaattctgcaccaaggctgaatttcaggaaagagacttcagatacagtattaggggaccactaaggtctatataaaagcatccaaagagcaccatgtcatgggaccttttaacaAGTATACATTTCTATTATTACCACATGCATCTTTCAGCTGTCCTGAGTGACCACTCTTTTACTTGTACTATTTTCCAATAAGTCACCCAATCTAAACCCACTATTGCTTTACTGGTATCACTGCTTAACCAGACAGACAAACTTTTCCCTTGTCCCAGCTTATCATTTTCTCGGTTATCCTGTGTTCTACTTCCCCAGTCCTTCCCAGCATCCATTTGTCCTGCTTATTTCGTGTCCctgcgtttaaaaaaaaaaaaaaaaaaaacaaaacttgctCCACCTCCCAAACTACGCATCCTTGTGTTCCCCTAGGGTACTATAGTCATAAGTggtatcagaaaaaaatatatttctataGTTTCAGGGCCATAGTTTCTACAGGTTCTctttttaacaattattttatcgAGAAGATTTTGATTAAATTATTCAATTAACCAGTAAATTGATGCAGCAAAAAGAGATCCACTTTTGAGAACATTAGAATAAACCATGGATTTGGAACATAGCTGGATTAATTTAAACATAATGGAACATGTCATATGCTCCGTCTTAGTTTATACCTCTACTAAATCATGAGGTCAAAAATGGCATTAATTCAGTGATTAAGAGTGTTATTGTAATGGATGGTGGAAACTGTTTTACACACTTCTATAGCTCCATACATGCTTTGATTGTTCACATCCATTTTTTGGACCATACCGTTTCTAGCCACAAGAGGTCAGTATAATACATTGTTTTTGGGACCAATGTTTTTATGCCTTCCTTGTTAAGATAGCAATTAAACCGTTTCTCTGTTCGAAACATTGAGTTTTACTATTACATTTGTTCAGTAAAAGTATGATTGAGTCTTTAACGCACTTTTGTTAGTACACAGTGCTTCAGTATGTCAGACACATCTTTTAAAATATAAGATTTCTGTTCTTAAAGGTTGCTACTGTGTCGGAAAGATCTCGTATTATGGACCTTGAGAGGGACCTTTCACTGCGAACAAGAGAGGTAGCAGACCTGCAGCTGCGTCTTGGGACCCAACAGGCCTCTGAGGACTCAAACTCTACGGTTTCTCCCCTTCTGGAAGAAATAAACTCTCTGAGAGATCAGTTGGCTTCCCAAGAAGCTAAGCAGAAAGAAGAGCTGAAAAAGTACAAGGAGAAGCTTGAAGCTCAAGAAAAGACCCATAGTGAGGCAGCTGCCCAGGTTCAAGCTACATCTATAAGGCTCTCTGGTGACAACGAGCAGTTGCAGATGCGCTTAAGCCATGCTGAGAAAGAGAATGCTGACATTATTGAACTGTGGCGTTCCAAGTTGGAGTCTGCCATTGCCTCTCACCAGCAAGCCATGGAGGAGCTAAAGGTGTCCTCCAGCAAAGGCTCAGGTGCCCAGACAGAACAACTTATCGAAACCAAAAGTGCTCTAGAGAAGCTGAACATGGAGCACAAGTTGGCTCTTGAGGAGGCTGGAGCCGAACATGAGGCTGATGCTGCAGCTTGGACTCGGGAGAAGCAGGCACTGAAGGCACAGCTGTTGTCTTTGATTGAGGACAAGGAGCGACTGGAGGAGTCCCTACGGTCCAGTGTTGAAAGAGCAGAGGAGCAGCACCTTGTGGAGATGGAGGATGTTCTTGGAAAACTTCATGCTGCCGAACTTAGGGTGAAGGAGCTTGAGGAGAAAGAAGGGATGTTGGCACAACAGGCCCAAGACAAGGACCGACAAACCAAAGAACAGATGTCAGAAATTGTGGCTCTGCGCAGCCAAGTAGCACAAAGTAACCAGGAGCTTGGGACCCTGAAGAGTCAATTAGAGATGATTCAGAGCCAAGGGAACAACCAGGGTGCCATGGTGAGTTTGTATTCACCTCCTGACCATTTAATACATAATGCTCCCCATTTTCAGTTTGTCATGTTTGAGAGAAGCAGTTTCCCTATTTATTCTGTTAAGTTAGTATGGCATTTCTTTGTTAATGTTTTGACGTGCATATTTCTTTGCTGTTTgctttgtctctttttgtccACTGTATTTGTATTGGACATGTGCTATAGGTTAGTAAATTGAGCTCACAGTTGGAGGGCCGACAGCAGGAAGTCCTCTCTTTACAGCAGAGTCTGACAACTGTACAGCAGGAGAAGGACATCCTGGAACAAGAGCTTGGAGGCCTGGTGAGGCTTAGGACTTAATTTTGGATGTGGATACAGTAACTCTTTTTGCGTTGTGATTGAAGTCACTGGTCTTTTTTCATGTTCAGTGTCCTTTTGATAATCATGTCATTGCATCATTGTTTGTAAACCCACCTTGATCATGTCTTTGGCATTTCTCTATTGCCATTTCTTGTAACTTATCGGCCAACATGTATACAGTTACGGATATCTGCAGTGAGCTAATATATCTGCTAGCCCGATGTATCAGTTGGTCTCATgactaaaaataattaaaatgctgTAACTGCTTACATTTGTCTATTGCAGAAGAAATTGATGTGAAAGTATTTTCCCCACAGAAACAAAGGTTGGCTGAAAGCACAGAGGAGCAGACTAAATCATCAAACATTATGCAAGGTAAATGACATAAGCAATTACATAAGTTCAGTTAATCAATCTCCCCCCTCCTTTCCCTGCTACTAATTGACCTCTTTCAGTTTATAAAGGCTTTTAGGATGTAAAgtggcatttttctttttgcagtAACACTTGAGAAGCTCAGTAAGAAAGAAGAGCAGTGCACATCTCTGACCACAGAATCAGAGTCTCTTAGAAGTCAACTTTCCGGTGAGAACAGTAGAACTGCATTTATGTGTTTTGTAAAACGTTCAGTATATAGTATGTTTCTTCCTTTCTGGTAGAATAATAACCTTAGAACCTGTGAACAATCTCGTCTTGTCTTAACTCAGGGCTGGAGAGAAAGCTGAAGGCTGCAGATGAACGGCTTGAGCAGCTTTCAAAGGACAAATTCAAGCTGGAAAATGATATTTCAGACATGATGAAGACATCTGGTGATAGTTCAGTACAGCTGACCAAAATGAATGAAGATCTCATACAGAAAGAAAGGTACTACACTTAATTATTCTCTCCTCCTATATTACTTAATTACTCCACAAAAATATACTAATCGTGTCGGAATTGGATACTTATTTCCCAATGACATTCCATGCTGTAGTCCATGTCTTTTTCATTTATCTAACCTTTCACTAAGCATTCTCctcaaatattttctttttttttgtcatcactCAGGAGGCTTGAGGAGTTACAGAGTCAACTAtcagaggagaaggagaaggcagTGCACTTGAATGAACAACTCCAGCAGGAACAGTCCCGCAGAGAGCAGGAGCTGAAAGAGACCAGAGATACACATCAGTCTCAAATAAGTAGCCTTCAGGACAAGATCGCTAACTTGGTTAGTATTGTTGggcattcacaaaaaaaaatatttgtgtttgAGAATTAAATGTCAGATTCTTTAAGACTTATAATACATAGTTTTTATAGACATTAAAATGTGTAATACTTGGTTTACTACGCATTGGAAAATTTCCACTTTGTCCTTCGGTCACTGGCTACGTTAAAACAAGTAGATAAAAgttattgtttttctattttcctGTTTTCTAGGAGAAGACTGTTAAACAGGGTGAGACTATGGTTGAGGAGCTCAAGGCCTCACAGGAGAAATCCTTGTCTCAGGCTTCAGAGCTCCATGTGAAGGAACTTGAGGTTCTGCAATGTCAGGTTGACAAGTGGAAGCAGGAGCTCTCCTCCTCCACGGACAAAACCCAGGAGCTGGAGAAGTTGGTATCTGAGCTGCAGCCATACAAGGAACAAGTTCAGGTAAGCACAAACCTCAAAGGAACAGACACATTAGTTGAATTAACATGTTTTCACAAAGGTTTCAAACATATTTTCTGCCAGGAACTTGTTTaatgtaaaatgttattttatgtattactgattttattaatgttaaattGTTGAAAAGCACTAGAACAAAACTTCACCTATGCtttttgtaaatgaaaatgtgGTACCCTAAAATCAAACAACTGTCCCTCAAACCACTTGGATGTCAAAAACCTCACCTTACAGACGTTGCACCAACACTAAAACAGAATGTGAAACCAAGCTTTACAACCAAGTTGTGGGAGACAATATGTAACTAAGAATTTACCATTGGTGATTAATCTATATTATCAACAACATTTTCACTCTTAATTACTGTCAGATTATTTGTGATGAGTTGTTCATTTCCCCCCAACATACAGGATAATAAcatctttttttcatattcatctTAGCTCTTTATTGGATGGTGCCATAGGCTATATGCTTGCAGGGGTATACCTGATTAAAGTTATGTGTTATGTATTTTAAGACAATTTATGGTTAATTggaaaaattgtttttaaagttgtgtTGTGGCTGCTAAATGGTATGCATTGGGTAGGATTCAAGTTGAGTCTTGAGTCACTAGTTAGTATTTAGCTATTGATTACAATTTTCTTTCAAATTACATAAAGTGATAACCGCTTTTGCTATGTACCCCTGCTAGCATTTTCTATTCGCCTGATATTACATTTTAAGTagaacattttcactttctaagaaaaagttgggtttttgtgtgtttctacaCTTTGAAAGACATTcattaacaacattggcatatgTTTAACACTCATTTTTATCAATACAAAAATCCAGTATATACtaatacacatacaaatactTGTGCAATGTGGATTATTGATATAATAAGATACTTCAAGTAAGTGCTCTATATGACGCTGCAAGTGATCATAGTCACACTCTGGCAGCCAGCAGCCAATTTGTTTATATGTCAGTCAAATTTGTTGGCATCAATTTAATAATACGCTACTAAAATTAAGTAAGTGCTGAAGTGAAAATGTTCACCTTATATTGTTGAAAGCCATTGTGGTGTAAGCTGTGGTGTGATCTTTGGCCATTTTTAATGCTCCTGCAACTTAACCTTTCCAATTGCATTTCACTTATGTCCATATCTGCTTGGTTTATTTGGATTCATCTTACTTTTccttgtgtatatatattcccctccttttttttctttcaactttATTTCCCCAGTGTCTTTCTGCTGATGTTGAACATTTGTCCAAAAAACTGGAAAAGCAGAGTCTAGATCTGGAAAATATATGTAAGGAATGTGAGGATGTAAAGGCTGAGAAAGGCAAACTGGAGAAACGGCTTTCAGATGTGCAGACTAAGCTCTCTGCCCTTGAGATTAGTCACCAAGAACTTTCAGTCCAGAATGAAGAACTGCGAATAACCAGTGATAAGCTTTCAAAACATCAAGAGGACCTACTTGCCAACAATAAGTGCTCCGATGAAGAAAGGATTTCATTGAGTAAGGAGTTGGAGAAGCTGAAATATCTTCTTCAGGAAGTTCAGACTGAAAACGACAACCTGAAAAATGCTAAAGGTGAACACCAGGCTCAAATTGAGGAGCTTCAAAGACAAAATTCAGAGAAGAATGACTTGCTCCTAAAGCATCAGCAGGACATCCAGCAAATTGAGGCTAAAAAGAAGCAACTACATgatgattatgaaaatgtttggaAAGAGAAACTCCAGCTTGAAGACAACCTCAATGAAAGCAGGTCAAAGCTCACATGTGAGAAGGACAATCTAATTTTAGAGAGAGATTCTgccagaaatgccaaaaaatctCTTGATGCCAAGAACGCAGATTTGCAGGCAAAACTTAAGTCATTGAAATTAGAAAAAGAAGATCTTACAATGAAGAACACTCAGCTACAGGCCTTCACAGAAACCCTGACAAATGAGAAGGTGGCGATGTCTTCTGAAATCAATGCTGTCGTTTTGGAGATAAAGAGCCTTGAGACGGTGAAGGAGGAGCTCCAGAATAAACTCAGTGTTACCAAGAAAGATTTAGAGAGCTCTGTCCGTGAATGTGATGAACTTAAAGCCTCCAAAATGAGCCTGGCCCAAATGCTGGAAGAGTTCAAAACAAGCAGTCAGGTGACTGATTCTGAGAGGCTTCACCTTCTGCAGGAGAAAGAAGACTTACTTGCGATCCAAAGAAAAGTCTGTAATGAGAAGGAAGAGCTCCTTGGAGAGATAGAAGAATTAAAAGAGAAGCTTACAGTCTCAACAGAACAACTTTCAAAGTCCAACGAGAAATTTAAAGAAGCATTATCATCTTTTGAGCGAGAAAAGCAAGCATTTCGCCTTCAGAATTCTGAAATTGAGATGGCTCTACATGTTATACGCAAAGAAAAGATGAACCTGGATTCAGCGCTAGAGCAGCAGAAGATGGATTATGAGCATTTGGCAGGAGAGAAGGGAGAATTGGAAGAGAAGCACACAAAAACCATATCTGAAAATAATGCTCTTTCTCTTGAGCGCGATAAGCTAGCTAGTGAGATCCGAACAAATAAGGACCAGTTGGATAGTTACTCCAGAGCTAATGACAGCTTTACTCAAGAGAAGTCTCATTTAACAGCAATGCTAGAGGAAACCAAACGCCAGAAAGACAAAGTTGAAGCAGAGATGGCCTGTTTAAAACGAGAAAAGGCTGACCTACAAAATGAGCTGCAGAAACATAACTCTGATATTGAAATTCTTGAAAAGGGCAAAACCGAACTTGTTCAAGAGCACAGTAAACTAAAAATGGAGTTTGAGAAGGCTAATTCAGAGCTTGTTCAACAGGTTGATAATCTTACCAAAGATGGTCACCGTCTGCAATTGTTGCAGACTGAAGCTGACTACAAAGCACAGTCCTTGCAGAAAGAGAACCAGGGTCTGCTTCAGGAGATCCAGGAGTTAAAATGTCAGACTGAATCAATAACAGGGGCCAAGCACCTTCTTGAGACCCAGCTACAAGCGGAATCCAGTGATCGGAATAAAGCGATATCTGACAAGGATGGTCTCTCCAAACAAATTAAGGAGCTGCAGAAAACGTTGTCAAAAGTTTCACAAGAAAATAAAGGTATTTCTTCTAGCCTTACAAATGCTAATGAGCAAAAGAAATCTTTTATGGTGGATATTGAGGCTTTGAAAACACAATTAATGCAGCGAGAGCAAGACACCATTCAGTTGATAGAAGATAAAAAACAGCTATTATCTAAGCTTGAGGATATAGGCAAGCAGATGACCGTCCTGGCCACAGAGAAGGAAGACCTTTTAGCTGGACAGTGTAAACTGGAGCAGAACATTTCTTCTCTCCACACAAGCCAAGAAAATTGGCTCACTGAACGGTCAAAACTCCTTGGAGAGATAGAAAGGTTCCGCGCTAGCCAGACCCAACTAGAGGTTGATGTCCAGGGCCTACAAACCGATAAAGAACTTTTGGAAAAGCAATGCAAGAATGCTGTTGCAGAGGTATCGGCTTCTGCCATTGTGAAAGAAGAGATTTCCTCCAGCATCTCAAATCTAACCGCTCAGAAGGATGCCCTAAAGGTGGAGAGAGATGAAGCCACCCAGCAAATCAGGCAGCTGGAGTCCCAACTAAAAAATGCCATTTCTAAGCAGCTTGAGGTATTCCTCCTCCAGTAGTAATCActgacacacatactgtagagtGGCTGGGGCTATATCACCTTCTCACTGCATGCTTGCTGGTTTGTCTccctttcctttttatttttgtgtctaaCGTTCATCTTTCATTTACTAACCGCTGTAAATTACGCTTAGCTGCCAGCCGTTGCCTGTGGGCTTATAACGTGATCTAATGTAAGGCGAAATTCTTCTGATTTTCTTGACTGTCTAAGGTGATATTTATCACACTCACCCTCTGATGGTGTTTCAGATTTAATTTGACTGTATATTTTATGTTAATAGACTAATAGATTTCCCAAAAATAGTTATAGAAATTATAGCCCCAATTATCTGCTTAACAATGTCATCCAGTCCAATTTTAAAGTGTTTGGGCTGGTAAAATCTCTCTGGTCAGAATTACTTTACAGGACTACCACTTAACAGTTTTTGTCTTATCAGACTTGTTACACAAGTTAATGAGGTGTCCATATCCGTTCTGAGGCCACAGGTTGTAGAGTATTTAAAAATTGTATACTAATTGTTTTTCTTAGTgtaatatttgttatttctcAACTAGGATCTACTTGAAAATTGCAATGAACTGAGATTTTAAAAACCGTAATTAAGATGGATAACTCATTAAGCATGCATtggatttattaaataatataaaaatcatTTGTTGAGGTCAAATGCAAATTCCTTATTGAGGTTTGTTGAGGTCATTAGGTGTTGATCTCAACCAACCATTTGCTGCTCTCAATTTGAAACTGTTCTTAGCAAATATCCTGCTCATGCATCGTTTAGGCTACAAAGGCCTCTGGCAAGACTGCTGAGGCTCTGGAACAGCTGACAAAAGAGAAGGCCAGTTTGATGCAGGAGAAGAACGAAACCCAATCTCTATTGGAAGAGCTCCGGAGCTCCAAGCAGAAGATGGAGACGCAGGTAAGAGATGCTAATGTAAGCTTTCAGTGGTGAAGTGGCTCTCCTCAAAcaatatatgtgagagaaataGAATTAAGTGACACATTtgctatacagtatgttgtagcTATAATTTCAGCAAATAAATATGTCATTATTGTTTTAGCTGAAAACATTGAAGAAAGATAATTCCAAGTACCAGGAAGATCTGAATGTATCCAAAGAGCAGCTTTGCATAGAAACTCAGAGGACTGAGAGTCTGTGCCAGGAAATGTGAGTAAATCCTTAATTTTGGCTGCTGGGAGAAGGAGTTTCTACAAACTAATATGTTGCCTACATGAGTTGTCAGAATTTCTttgattttaacattttgtatttattcagTGAGGAGCTTAAAGAGGTTGTTACTGTGAAGACACAGTCCCTGCAGATGCTGCAAGATGAGAACAACAAGCTGACTCGGGAGCTTGATAACAGTCACAAAGAGCAGAGTGAACTTGTGAAGGTGCAACACTCTTTTATTCTTAAAAATCTTACATAAACCTACAAGCATCAGAATTCAGCTATTAATCTGCTGACCATGATttgatttaaacttttttttttttttcttagctcAAGGATGAGCACTCAAAACTCAAAAAACAGTTGAAGCAAAGGTAAGAGAATGCATCATTTTGTAATTCAAGCAGTTTCTCAAATCTCTGCAAATTCATTAATATCTTGAAAGCCTTGTttactaaataaaaacaaatgctcTCACCTGTGTGACACTTGCTTACAGTGCATTTATAATTAAGCATGGTATGTCATGCTGTTCTTTTTCTTCAAAGCCTGCCAAATAATGCCTTCAGGTACTTCACACCTTTTTAATACTATTAAAAAGGTCACATTGCCTTTCCGTTGAATTAAATTTCCCTGCAAAAACAAatcaatcatttatttatttattttctgatgCAGCTAATAAATGATCTGCTTGGTCAAAGTGACGCAATGAACTCTGGCCTGCGAATCTGCAGTAGTCGGCTGGAGATTGCATCGAAACAGGAAATGCATGCTTGAAAATCATGTCATACAGGCTTTGGTACAAGTGAATCGGAAACTGAGGAAATATTTGTTGTGTAATGTTACCATTCCTAAAGCCAAAGCacagtttttcatttttctcgGAATCTCCtactttatttccatttttgatTTTGTAATAGAAGTTATTTTTGATATTTTCGTTATTTGCAGTCCTACCATTTTAATAAGTTTATCACTATATATTGACCAAACGACTCCCAGAGAAAAAACGGCTCTTAAGTTTCTGTACGTCTCCTCAAATTTGTGAAATGTCTGTAGTGGCCAAAAAAACGAGGTTAATAGTTTGAATTCCAAAGTTGGAAATCTGCTGAGAAATAATTTGGAAAATTGGGGCCAGTTTTTCTCTGCCTACAGATTGTGTACTGTACCTCCTGAGATTGTTTTGGTATTGTGTTTTTGATAGTGAGAGCAGCTTGAAGGAGCAGTTTGAGAAGGAGAAGGCTGCCCTCCAACAGTCCATCCATAAAAACAGTGCCTTCATTTCAGAAAAGGAGCAGCAGGTGGAAAAGCTGATGAGCGAGGTGAGAATCCTAACTCTCTTATTGTCAGCAGGTATAGCAGCGTATTGACAGAACTATTGAGCTTGCAAAAAATTAATTCAAGAAAGTCAAGACTTTAGAGCATGCAAGGACAgatttgtgagtgtgttttctcttatttttttGGGTGTTGGCCTACAGCCATTGATAACAGGCTTTAACAGgaccctgttaaaaaaaaataccggGTGAACCGTGCAGGGACATTTCTTACAATGCAGAGTCTAACAGGATGTCACTTCTAGGTCAAAAATGTTGTCCCGCTTTCATTTTGAGTGTGCATACAAAGAATCATACAATGTGCCTAAACTGAAACGGCAACTTTAAATATTGTGGGCAAGAGCCCTGTTGCCTGTGCAGACCTAGTGACCCTTTTCTTCTTGCAGGTTCAAAGCATCTGTACAGCTTTTAATTCTCTTAAAACttattttgaatttaaatgaacTTGACTTATTGATTAAATGCTCAAATTGAACTTGTGCTTGTATTACTATTGTTAATAAACGGTCATTCAGTGAGTGACTTCCTTTGTTGtcataacatgttttttttttttttttaagaagcaAAGAGTAATATTTTGTCTAAGAAACGTTAACATCTTTTTCACTATTGAATAGCGtgggtttttttcttcacagCTGATTGGACTGCGTGGGGAAAGTGCCTCAGTTGAGACACTGCAGGGTACAATTCAGGCCTTGGAGCGGGACAAGGCTAATCTACAGGGCCGTGTTCAGAGACTGGAGAAGGACCTGGCTGCAGGGCCTGACACCAACAAGTCCTCAGGTAAGAGTTAAGCTCATGACCACAGCTAATATTTCTGGTAGCACTAAGGTCAGTTCTCTGTGAGGTGACCtccaaaagaaaacaagatAACCTCTTTCATTTAATCTTGTACCTGATGTTTCCAGGTGATGCAGTTTTGGACCAACTAAGGGAGGATAAGGAGACTGCAGAGAGTCAGGCATGTATACCATTCCTCTCATCCGGAATGATACTAATTATATGCCTGGATAGATTGaggtttttttctccctttcatacAGTGCATTCAGTGTGAAGATGCTTCCCTACACTGGCCCATATGATCTTCTGGTTTGACAACTCCTCAGTCTTCTTTATGTTGTCATATTTGGGGCAGTCGTACGGAAACGGTCTTATTGAATGCTGTTTGTGAAATGACTGTGCTGCTTACTCAGGCATTTACTAACCTATACTACTTCTGATGTAGCAGTTGACTCTGTATTTCACAGTTTACTGTTGAGTCATGTAActgttacagtatgttttttACAGGGGTGAAATGAGTCCAAATTGATTTGACATTTAATTAAAAGCGTACTGAACTTCTGGCATCATCTCGGCTCTTACAGCGGTGACATGAATCAGCATCACGGTTGTATTGGAGCATTTCACCCACAGTGGTGGGATGATGGCATGTGTCCCAGAACATTCACTTGCCTCTCATTTCCTGCCTCTGTTTATTCTAAAATGTTATACTGTATTATCGGTGTGACTTGAGTGTGTTGGCTGGCAGTAGGTGGGTCCTAATTtgaatttcaatattttttttttcttctctttcttaaaCTCCAACCCCTCTCCTCTGCCCTGTCTCTGATGTTGGCAATGCTACACCCCCATCAGGCAGCGGTTTGTTAATGTTTTTCATCAGCTTCACttgtgcatgtttgtttgtcACTGTGGCTCCTATGTTTCGTCTGGTGGATCACGTTATAGTTGGTGTCAAAAAATACTGTCTTCCAAAGACGAACAAAGGATTTTTTTGATTTCTCAAAATCTTTTTAGCATTCAATCTCTCTGCTTAAATTACTATGAAAGATTACAGTTATCATAGACTTATCGTACGTGGGACTCTCCTTGTGACTAATTTTAAGTGTCGATCAAGCTTGGAGTTTTCTTTAGTTGACAACTTTCACTGACTATTAACCATCCTAGTCAACATTAgatgtattgatt contains:
- the clip1a gene encoding CAP-Gly domain-containing linker protein 1 isoform X1, whose amino-acid sequence is MSTARPSGIKGPSKIARPPGTAAPKTNLSTAGVKAATADKSAASASGGDAGEIFQIGERVWVNGNKPGYIQFLGEAQFAPGQWAGIVLDEPIGKNDGSVAGVRYFQCEALRGIFTRPSKLSLTEGEANGTETAPPSRAASPTPSVGSVSSHTPATKSTSPTTATKKASSTAPATPVTPSSNLPRTNSESVSNLSETGSVKKGERELKMGDRVLVGGTKAGVVRFLGETDFAKGEWCGVELDEPLGKNDGAVAGTRYFQCQPKYGLFAPVHKVTRIGFPSTTPAKAKTTVRKVVATPSGLKRSPSASSISTMSSVASSVSAKPSRTGLLTETSSRYNRKISGTTALQEALKEKQQHIEQLMAERDMERAEVAKATGHVGEMEQEIGLLRVDQEQMEAKMDQLRALVEAADKDKVELLNQLEEERRKVEDLQFRVEEACITKGDLETQTRLEHAHIKELEQSLLFEKTKAEKLQRELEDTRVATVSERSRIMDLERDLSLRTREVADLQLRLGTQQASEDSNSTVSPLLEEINSLRDQLASQEAKQKEELKKYKEKLEAQEKTHSEAAAQVQATSIRLSGDNEQLQMRLSHAEKENADIIELWRSKLESAIASHQQAMEELKVSSSKGSGAQTEQLIETKSALEKLNMEHKLALEEAGAEHEADAAAWTREKQALKAQLLSLIEDKERLEESLRSSVERAEEQHLVEMEDVLGKLHAAELRVKELEEKEGMLAQQAQDKDRQTKEQMSEIVALRSQVAQSNQELGTLKSQLEMIQSQGNNQGAMVSKLSSQLEGRQQEVLSLQQSLTTVQQEKDILEQELGGLKQRLAESTEEQTKSSNIMQVTLEKLSKKEEQCTSLTTESESLRSQLSGLERKLKAADERLEQLSKDKFKLENDISDMMKTSGDSSVQLTKMNEDLIQKERRLEELQSQLSEEKEKAVHLNEQLQQEQSRREQELKETRDTHQSQISSLQDKIANLEKTVKQGETMVEELKASQEKSLSQASELHVKELEVLQCQVDKWKQELSSSTDKTQELEKLVSELQPYKEQVQCLSADVEHLSKKLEKQSLDLENICKECEDVKAEKGKLEKRLSDVQTKLSALEISHQELSVQNEELRITSDKLSKHQEDLLANNKCSDEERISLSKELEKLKYLLQEVQTENDNLKNAKGEHQAQIEELQRQNSEKNDLLLKHQQDIQQIEAKKKQLHDDYENVWKEKLQLEDNLNESRSKLTCEKDNLILERDSARNAKKSLDAKNADLQAKLKSLKLEKEDLTMKNTQLQAFTETLTNEKVAMSSEINAVVLEIKSLETVKEELQNKLSVTKKDLESSVRECDELKASKMSLAQMLEEFKTSSQVTDSERLHLLQEKEDLLAIQRKVCNEKEELLGEIEELKEKLTVSTEQLSKSNEKFKEALSSFEREKQAFRLQNSEIEMALHVIRKEKMNLDSALEQQKMDYEHLAGEKGELEEKHTKTISENNALSLERDKLASEIRTNKDQLDSYSRANDSFTQEKSHLTAMLEETKRQKDKVEAEMACLKREKADLQNELQKHNSDIEILEKGKTELVQEHSKLKMEFEKANSELVQQVDNLTKDGHRLQLLQTEADYKAQSLQKENQGLLQEIQELKCQTESITGAKHLLETQLQAESSDRNKAISDKDGLSKQIKELQKTLSKVSQENKGISSSLTNANEQKKSFMVDIEALKTQLMQREQDTIQLIEDKKQLLSKLEDIGKQMTVLATEKEDLLAGQCKLEQNISSLHTSQENWLTERSKLLGEIERFRASQTQLEVDVQGLQTDKELLEKQCKNAVAEVSASAIVKEEISSSISNLTAQKDALKVERDEATQQIRQLESQLKNAISKQLEATKASGKTAEALEQLTKEKASLMQEKNETQSLLEELRSSKQKMETQLKTLKKDNSKYQEDLNVSKEQLCIETQRTESLCQEIEELKEVVTVKTQSLQMLQDENNKLTRELDNSHKEQSELVKLKDEHSKLKKQLKQSESSLKEQFEKEKAALQQSIHKNSAFISEKEQQVEKLMSELIGLRGESASVETLQGTIQALERDKANLQGRVQRLEKDLAAGPDTNKSSGDAVLDQLREDKETAESQAAIEFLNSVIIDLQRKNEELKDKLEKMAAAALNGNNPSELDNYDRHDKEPVKKKAPPRLFCDICDCFDLHDTEDCPTQMQMPDSPPHTTYHGNKGEERSYCDICEVFGHWTESCNDDQTF